Genomic window (Bacteroidia bacterium):
ATATGGAGCGTACATTTTTTAGTTTTAAGGTGCTGTCTTTTTGATCGTTCAGCCATTTTACTTTATCGTTTTCTAATTCACCTAAGCCCTTATCGGAAGCAATGAATAATCGTCCAGAGGCATCTTCCATCATTTGTTTTACATTGGATGTGAAATTAGGATCGTATCTTTTCAAAAGATTGTGATCCACAAAGCATAATCCAGAATCAGTTCCGAGCCATATTGTTCCTTGATTATCTGCATAAGTAACAAATACAACGTTACTCGGTAAGCCATCTTTATAGCTGTATTTTTTTATTTCGCCCAATGGATGTATCGCATATACACCATTTCCATAAGTACTAATCCATTGTGTCGATTGATTGTCTTCGGCGATGCTGTAAACACAGGCATTTTTGGGTTCGTTCAAATGACTTATTTTTCCGGAGAGGTAACAACTCATTCCTCCACAGAAATTTCCAAACAAAATACTGCCATTTTTTAATTGTGTAATTCCAGTAATGTCGTCTGCATTTTGCGCATCTTTTACTAAGAGAATCGAGGCTATTTTTCTTTTTAATTTACACAAGCCTGCGTTACCTGTACCAATCCACAAATTATTTTGACGATCCTTATAAATGGATGAAATACTGTTGGAAGGTAAACCGTCAGAGCTGTTCATCACAGTAGCTGAAGTGTCTGTTAATTCTATAAAACCATTGTCGCTTAATAAGGTTAAATTATTTTTATCATCAAATCCGATGTCATTGATAATATAGTTCGAGTATTTTTTAGGCAGTTGAATAAATGTTTGTTTTTTATTTTTTAAAACGAAATATCCTTCGGAAGAATGACCGAATAATGTATGCTCACTGTTGCTTTCTAACCAATCTACATTTATGTTTTTAAGGTTTTTTATCGGAATTAATTGCTTGTCTAAATAATGGAATAATCCTTGGTAACTCGCAATAAATAATTCATCTTCGGCAGAAAAACAAAGTGCATTGATATCTATCTGTTGCGACAAATGAATGCGGGTAAAAATACCCTTAGCGAATTGATAAAGATGGTTGTTTTTGCTCAGTAAAAAAAGTTCATTCGTAGTGGCATTGTAAGCAACAGAGCCATTGCTGGTATTAAAACTCTCGGGTTGATTTTTGATTTCCGAAAAAATATTTTTTTGATACGCCAATAATTCTCCATCTGCGGTAAGCGTAAACAATTGATGATCATTGGCAACAAACACTCTTTTGATAGCATTTGATTTGAATGCCGGATTATTGGCCGTGTTGTAATAGGTAAATGTAATGCCGTCAAACCGAGCAATTCCGTCGAATGTAGCTATCCACAAATAGCCATTATCAGTTTGAGTAATATCGTTTATCGAGTTTTGCGGAAGCCCGTTTTCCGTATTCCATGTTTGAACGGAGTAGGGACTATTTGCATCTAAACTTTTTTCTGAAATGACTGGCGAAAAAGTTTGAGCAAAAGAGCAGATACTGCTGCCTGCGAGCATTGAAACCACTAAGAAAATACGTAATTTGTTTTTCATGTTCGAAAAAAATAATTTTTCAACGTCATCCGCTCTAAATTTTGAGCGTGAAGTTATTCTATTTTTAGGAGTTATTCGACCGTTTTCGGTTTCCTATTAAAAGGAATCTTAAAAAATATTTTCTCGTATTAAAAGACTTTACTATATTTGCCCTTCGATGCGAAAAATACATACACTACTCGTTTTTATTTTTTTGATCTCTTCCGTTGCCTTTTCTCAATATAGATGGGATTATGGACTTCGTTTGGGCGTGTCCAATTACCTCGGAGATATTGGTGGAACAGATCTCACCAGACGAAATTTTGTAAGCGACATGAAATTGGCAGAAACAAAATTTAGCGGAGGTATTTTTGTGCGTACGCGTTTGGGCGAATCCTTCGGTTTAAAAGCCAGTTTGAATTATGGACGCATCGCTGGTGCCGACAGCCTTTCCACAAATT
Coding sequences:
- a CDS encoding two-component regulator propeller domain-containing protein translates to MKNKLRIFLVVSMLAGSSICSFAQTFSPVISEKSLDANSPYSVQTWNTENGLPQNSINDITQTDNGYLWIATFDGIARFDGITFTYYNTANNPAFKSNAIKRVFVANDHQLFTLTADGELLAYQKNIFSEIKNQPESFNTSNGSVAYNATTNELFLLSKNNHLYQFAKGIFTRIHLSQQIDINALCFSAEDELFIASYQGLFHYLDKQLIPIKNLKNINVDWLESNSEHTLFGHSSEGYFVLKNKKQTFIQLPKKYSNYIINDIGFDDKNNLTLLSDNGFIELTDTSATVMNSSDGLPSNSISSIYKDRQNNLWIGTGNAGLCKLKRKIASILLVKDAQNADDITGITQLKNGSILFGNFCGGMSCYLSGKISHLNEPKNACVYSIAEDNQSTQWISTYGNGVYAIHPLGEIKKYSYKDGLPSNVVFVTYADNQGTIWLGTDSGLCFVDHNLLKRYDPNFTSNVKQMMEDASGRLFIASDKGLGELENDKVKWLNDQKDSTLKLKNVRSIYEDADGTLWIGTYGNGLFKYKNGNFFSFLHYTNVLGINTSCIVEDEKNNFWMSSNSGMYVVNKNNLINFSENPTIPLNITYLSNEDGIKNSEFNGGFQGSALKTNAGLLFFPTVKGMVLIHPKQLSTPTVPSNIIIEKIIIANTSEIPVSDTIPLSYFVKEIKIKYSIPCFNNADKIQFQYQLTGSSNAWINVGTTREIELSNLPYGFLMLRIRTINTPLNSEKIIYIIHRQPIWETEEFIVIAILLFALLLLFFTWIRIKHIEKREKAKTELHQKYANIELKALQAQMNPHFLFNCLNAIQHFVLINDEVSANKYLTKFATLMRNYLEHSKKNRITLQEECDLLKLYVELESLRFNGRFNYIFVIAPEINAFEVEIPSMLFQPFVENAINHGLRNLERKGSLTISFRLENNCIIGIVDDDGVGRAFEKNNFQTSAEHISRGMEIINERIHVLNSMEKAQIKLSIIDKMDVNHQSLGTSIRIEIPI